In the genome of Mercurialis annua linkage group LG8, ddMerAnnu1.2, whole genome shotgun sequence, the window ACTAGTGGACAATGATCAATGTAAATCAACTGAATAAACGAGGAAACAAAATTTGATCTAATTAGCAAATTAGATTCAATGTAAAATCAACTGAACATATATGACTATTAACGAGAACAATAAGAATTGTTTTGTTAAAGTCGCTCTTTAATTTATAATAGACAGTAAATTTATAACGCATAAATTGAGGAGTTATCACAAGCCATGTACGAAGCATGTAAAGCAGTACTAGTACTTGAAATATACTTACCAGCAGAACAGTTTCATCATCATCAGCATGTAACCACTGAAAGAAAAGTGGAAAAATCCGCCTGAAATGAGCCAATAACACCAGACCAACAGCATCGAACAGTGGTCCAATAAATTTAAGCCATTCCGTGCGACGATCTTTATTCCTGGGTTGGCGCTCCAAGTGACTTAACATCTCACTGAGCATCCTCTCAAACCTGTAGAAAAGGTACATGGAAAATAAAGCACCATCAACTTATGAAATTTGTCAACTTTTAAGCTAACATctgattaaatattttgaaaaacttacaaatagaacaaaaacaaGGATCATTTAGTGGGCATAGCAGATTATGCCTGCTCAATGAATTTAAGCAACTATACTTCTCTTTTTGTAATCCaacatcaatttatttttcatttgaccAATACTCCTATAGCCAGTATACTAATCAAAATCCCGCATGCTGCATTCCATAAGCCGTTAACCTATGGCCGTTGTTTGAGATTCATAGAGAAGTATGATATATGCTAATTTCTTGGTCATAAGAGCCACAAATTATTAACAAagtaaatcaaattaatagtaAAATGAAGATATGTGAAAAATTTGTTTACCATGGACTGCGGGGGTTACTTCGGTGGATATGAGTCACAATAATAACTGACATCTCAACTACATGATGCCATATCTCATCAGCAGAAGCGATATTCTGGCAGCAGGCATCAAGTATCACATCTTCGTACCAACTCAGCTCTGTAGCATGCACATTTCTTGCAAGATGTACAAAACTAATCATTCCCTgtccctaaaaaagtgaaagaaaaAAGACATATTTCCTAATTTCAGAGCCGTTTATTTCCTTAAAATCATTCTTCCCAGTAAGCCTCAAATTCCAGAATAGCTGAAGACCCGTAATGAAATGTTGATTAATCAAACACCAGACGAAGGAGATGCATATTGAAATGCTTGAAGAAACAAAACAGAAATATGTAAATTTTCCCCCCACCTTATCCATTCTATAGGAGCATGTAGCATCTTCTAGTGTTACGGAGCAGGTGCAAAAAACAATGTTTTCCTCAAgcaacaaattttaatttttaagaatCTCTCTTCCATTATAAAcactataaaactaaaaatcaaattgcCTGAAATATAAGCAGAAAAAATGTGATATCATCTAATGTCCGCTTTACGTAAAACACCAAAATGGAAGAGACTATCAGGAACCATCATTTGAGactgattttctttttaatatgaaCCATAAGTACAACATCAAGTGAgtcaaattagaaaataaaaagaacagcataaaataaaagaacaaagccTATACATACTTTCACCTCAGATGACCAATGATCAAGAGCAGTCAATCCACAAGGAATCACCAAATTACACATTTTCCCCAAATATGGATAATCAACCTACGGAAACAAACAAATGCAACAATTAAAACAACAATGCAAATTCTTTTCTTTGGTAACAATGACTCGCTCCTCCAAGCCGAAGCCCAGATCATTGTCAAACCCGGTATACCGTATATGAACCGCCCGGAAGCCCATATACCTGTCAAATCTGGGCTACAATGGTCAACAGCCCGGTACCAACCACTCCATATTTATTGGACGGGATTTGAACCCCTGACAATGGCACCGGGATGGCTGAGACTCAGGGACGAAGGCACTCACAAACCAAGGTGGTCAATTGACCACCTTtgcaagaaatttaaaaaatttatatgagTAATGTTTTGTGTATTTTTGATCAAAACACACAAATAAAAAGCTAATTCAATGGTTATTGACCACCTTATCACCTAAATTttgtacttttaattttatatatttgtaaaattaaattttttgcccCCCTTTGTATTAATTTCTGGCTTCACCCCTGCTGAGACTTAATTTACTAGATGAAACCCATACGGACTCAATGCacaattttaaaacatcaaaaaaCCATAAAATACACAAAAAAACAAACTTTCAAGCATCACTACCTGAGTAACAAACCATCTAAACTGATAAGCAGCAAGAACCGCAAACCCGACCGGAGCTCTAGCCGAAGCAGCCGAGATCTCATCACCATCATCCCCTTTATCAATAGAGCTCTCTTGAATCCTCTCCTTCAATACTGGTAAAATCTCATGAATCAACTCCACCACCAATCTCTTCTCTTCACTCACTTCCCCACACTCAAATCCCAACACCTCACTAACCCTCTTCTCATTCCTCCCCCCAATTTCACTCCTGCAATACACCCTCGAAAACTCGTAAAATACCGAGTTCGCCAAAAACGACAGGTCGTCCGGTACCCAATTGAGCAATTCATGAGTTGATAATTCAGAGGATGAGAGTAAAGCAGTTGCTAAAGTAAAGTTCTTTATCGAGTTGTGCAACTGGGTTTCGTTTAATTCTTGGTTTGGTTTGAGAATTTGGTTAGTGAGGAGCGATTCGAGGATTGATTTTGTGGAGATGTTTGTGCCGGCTGGTTGTGTGTAGTTTGCTTTGGAGAGAGCGGTGAGTATGGTGTTAGAGAACCTGAATTGCAGAGAggaatttattaattaagaagATGGAATTTGAGTGAAATTTAAACAGCAGGAAGAGAGAGCTTACTGAATTAGTTGGCTATGGAGAAATATGAGAGAATTTGACATTTTTGATTGATGAACAGCAAATGGAACCAAACGACAGTCAGCTTTGTTTAAAACGGTTTTACACTGTTTTGGGAGGGAGATGTTAGGTTTTAGGGAAAAGAGTCAAAACTTAATCATAATGTTGCCGCCAGGTTCAAAGATAACCCtcgtaaatttataaattttgaaacgCAAAAAagcctttaaattttttagtttaggAGGAAAACGGCATTTTTAAGTTTGTTGCATCCAAACTATTCGTACTCGAATTTGATAGGTCCCTAGTAACACCTTTGAGTAGGGGTGGGCATTCAGTCGGTTCGGTGGAAACTGAACAGATAACCCTTTAACTGAACTAATTGTTCGACCGAAtagttttaaccgaaccgaccgcataagaatttttaatcaaaaactGAAAACAGAACCGACCGAataaaaatctcaaaaatgAACTGACCCAATAGATCGATTAATTCTGTTGGTTCAGTTAAAACCGACAAATTGTGAGGAAAACttcaaaacaaaattcaaaaattcgaTCAATTTGCCTAGTTagttaatttggataatttaaaattcaaaccgaaccgatgAACGGTTGATTTGGATACTTTTAGAAAAACTataaaatccaaagttaaattcgaaaaacatcaaaatgtgaaaaagtatattataaaataaagttaaagtAAAGGACTAATATTGGTGATTAAGTCTAGGGTAAAACactttaaacttaaaattttatacatAAAACAATAATTGGGGATTGAAGGTGTTAGCTTGAAAAGTATAGGGACTAAAAAAGATCACAAGAAACGCCACGTAAGCATCTAAGGACAAATCCGTAAATATCAGCAAACAAAGAGGTAAATTTCGTAATCTACTGAGAATCAGTCTCCTTTTACCACTCACTTTACTCTCATCATTTACtaccataattatatttttattaaagaatAATATACAACCCTAATCGCCGCCGTCGAATGGAATTACTGACCGGCGACGACCGGCGAGTCACAAACGCCACCGGTTTCACTCAGCAGGTGTCTCCATTTCAAGAAACTGAAAGTTTTCTCGTATGTAATCCAACGGCTGTGATCCACTCATCACCGTCATCGCCGCCGCTGCAGAAGCTGAATCCGATCAGACCAAACGGCAGGTCGACGCTGTTGAATTCCCAAGGGAATGGTATGTCTATGAGTACTCACTGTGGTTTGGAGAACTTAGGGATGTTGGTGGAGCAGGTCTGTGGAGTTAATGGAGACGGCGGTGATTTTTTTATGCCGGCTCCGGGGAAAGCAGAGGGGAATGAGACCCGTTGTAACCGATCGGGTCACCCGAATTATGAAGCGGGTTTGTTGGGAAATGATGACGATAACTACAGGTGAGCGTTCCTCAATTagtgtaattattttttgtaataatttctttaatctatttattggtttattttgttatttatgcaATTGGGTAATgattaggcctaatcactcaaaaacccctcacctttaaactttttttcaattctaccccgacgttgaaaatttgtcaattttacccacttttgaattttccgttttcaattgtaccctaatattttaatttttattagtttttttacttaaatgatgaaatcattcaattaattaagtctaaacatgaaattaaattcttttttattcaaaaaagtacaaataagtcctttatttttaaaaactaactaaaaaccataatcaaattaacactaattttaattcttaattaatttaactaaatttaaataaattttaaaaatatacaatcaatatatgcgagacatggagaatgttttaaacaaattttcaaacgcaaaagacgttaatttaatttttcagggtacaattgaaacacaaaaatgcaaaatagggtaaaattgacaaattttcaacgtcagggtatgattgaaaaggggctgaaaggtcggggttttttaagacattaggcctaatgATTAATATCGAATTTTGTTTACTaagtaaaaaaaagtataattcaaggtttttaaaaatgaagtttcgtgtccagGACGCCAAGTTTCCCACGCATTTTTGAAATGGGAAACGTTGATTGAATAAATTATCCGTGATACATAAATTCTAATCATTTATTAGAATATCAATTAATTTCTGTTGTTATGTATCAATATGTATGCATTTTGTTCttgttatttgattattttgttaCTTTTTGTAGTTAGTACTTTAATCCAACTGTTTGGTCCTTTATCTCCCTTTTTTTGAATGTATTGGCCTGTTGGGATATTGTATTTTATAGCATGATTGTTTTTTTGGAAACCAGACATGGACAATGAAAATTTCTTGTGTTACAGTTCAGCTTCGGATGATGATCCGTTATGCGGGATCAATGATTGTGGGAGTCGGAAGAGAAAGCGAAAATCGACGAAGAAACTTGAAGATTTTTTGGAGACTTTAGTGATGAAAGTAATGGAGAAGCAAGAGCGGATGCATAATCAGTTAATAGAGACGATAGAGAGGAAAGAAAGGGAGCGGGTTATCCGAGACGAAGCTTGGAAACAGCAAGAGAGAGATAAAATCAAACGGAACGAGGAGATAAGAGCTCAAGAGAATGCTCGTAATCTAGCCCTAATTTCCTTCATTCAGAAGGCGATGGGCCATAAAGTCGAAATCCCTCAATATCTAACAATGATTCCTCCTCCTGATAAAAGTGAAGAGAACAGCGACAGAGCTGATGTTCCCCTTCAAAAAGATTTTGACAGCGACTCAAGTGGTAAAAGATGGCCGAAAGCTGAAGTACAAACCCTTATAACGCTACGAGCTTCTCTGGGAAGTGCAAAAAACTCTAATATTTGGGATGTGATATCTGATGGAATGTGCAACATGGGCTACAATCGCAATGCAAAGAAGTGCAaagaaaaatgggaaaacatgaACAAGTACTTCCGAAAATCAATCGGAAGTGGCGAAAAGCGGAATGAAAATAGTAAGACTTGCCCGTATTTTCACGACTTAGATATTTTATACAAAAGTGGATTTGTCATACAGTAGTTGTTTAGGGGTAAAGGCAAATTTAACCTGCTAAGTACTAACTGATTGAAGAAATCTGAAAAGCacattgagtttatatgatCTCAATTTTATTCTTATGTGCTTTTGGAGTAATCTGTAATATATTTTGGCAGAATTTTCTTGATTACTGATTGCATGTTGGATATGTATTTGTAGAAAAATTATATGCTGATCACTTTTTCTAACAGAATATTCTCATCTGGGAAATTTTCGCTGGTTCTTCATTTCCTTGTCCTCTATAGTTTTTCTGATTACTTGGCTTTTGAAGCTCATGGATTAGCTGAAACTTTCCAGTCCATGAACTCAATTGATAGTATTTTTCTCAAATTGAATCGAATTGAACTGTAATGACGTGAAATATGTCAGGTGGTTccgtttatttttttggtttggttcggtttgtacTAAAAATGAACTAAATCTTTTACATCCAAAAccgaatcaaataaataaaatatatatttgaaccaaattaaaccaaattgaaTTTATCGGTTGTATCAGTGTAACTGTTAACAGAAACTGCCATaata includes:
- the LOC126661245 gene encoding uncharacterized protein At2g39910; amino-acid sequence: MSNSLIFLHSQLIQFSNTILTALSKANYTQPAGTNISTKSILESLLTNQILKPNQELNETQLHNSIKNFTLATALLSSSELSTHELLNWVPDDLSFLANSVFYEFSRVYCRSEIGGRNEKRVSEVLGFECGEVSEEKRLVVELIHEILPVLKERIQESSIDKGDDGDEISAASARAPVGFAVLAAYQFRWFVTQVDYPYLGKMCNLVIPCGLTALDHWSSEVKGQGMISFVHLARNVHATELSWYEDVILDACCQNIASADEIWHHVVEMSVIIVTHIHRSNPRSPWFERMLSEMLSHLERQPRNKDRRTEWLKFIGPLFDAVGLVLLAHFRRIFPLFFQWLHADDDETVLLVLKQIQKVIRLTWIRNTAYVERLVDELVVLYKEAALKTARGEIRTSVHEILILLKQCKGVQFKSAWDKYCDDPNLMILSSSLSGTTMYEGTVQAEVSHSCCIQEG
- the LOC126659649 gene encoding trihelix transcription factor GTL1-like, translating into MELLTGDDRRVTNATGFTQQVSPFQETESFLVCNPTAVIHSSPSSPPLQKLNPIRPNGRSTLLNSQGNGMSMSTHCGLENLGMLVEQVCGVNGDGGDFFMPAPGKAEGNETRCNRSGHPNYEAGLLGNDDDNYSSASDDDPLCGINDCGSRKRKRKSTKKLEDFLETLVMKVMEKQERMHNQLIETIERKERERVIRDEAWKQQERDKIKRNEEIRAQENARNLALISFIQKAMGHKVEIPQYLTMIPPPDKSEENSDRADVPLQKDFDSDSSGKRWPKAEVQTLITLRASLGSAKNSNIWDVISDGMCNMGYNRNAKKCKEKWENMNKYFRKSIGSGEKRNENSKTCPYFHDLDILYKSGFVIQ